The sequence AGGCTGTCTGAAGAGTTGGAAGGGCGTTCAGCCGCTGCGCTTATAGATGAAATTATTAAGCTTACTGATGAATCTATTCAGCAGGTCCGGTCCCTGATTTTTCAGATAAGCCCACCGCTTCTTTATGAAGTTGGTTTAGAGGCTGCAGTGGAAAGCCTCGGGGAGCGTTTTTATCATGAACATGGCCTTGAAGTGAATGTTAGGACAAGGTACGCTTCCCTTTCTCTGAGTGAAGGGTTGCGCGTGACTCTTTACCAGGTGTTGAGGGAGCTACTCCTAAACGTAGTGAAACATGTGGATGCACGTCAGGTGTCCGTTGTTTTCGATAAGTCCGATTCCCTTACAATTACTGTGGAGGATGACGGCAATGGATTTAATGTTGAAGATGTCATGTCAGCTAACAAGGGTTCCGGATATGGCCTTTTTAACGTCCGGCAAAAGATCGAGAGAATTAATGGTTCGATAATAATAGATTCTTCGTTAGGTAGAGGGACTCGTGTGTTGTTGAATGTACCTTTATGAATACTACAGGAGGAGTTAATGGGAATCAGGGTTTTACTTGTAGATGACCATAAAATAGTAAGGGAAGGGCTTAATTCCTTACTATCTCGGGAAAGCTCGATTCAGGTAGTTGGTGAGGCTGATAATGGTCGGAGTTCCATCCAGATGACACGGGAGTTGACGCCTGATGTGGTGATAATGGATATTTCTATGCCTGATATGAATGGCATAGAGGCTACTCAAAGAATTCGTAATGAAATGCCGGCTTGCAAGGTCCTAGCCTTGTCAATGCACGCTGATCGCAGGTTTGTTATAGAGTTGCTAAAGGCTGGAGCCAACGGCTACATGATGAAAGACTGCGCTGCTGATGATCTTGTTGCAGGGATACATACCGTTTCAAATGGAGATACCTATCTCAGTCCCAAGATTTCCAATCTTCTTGTCGACGATTACATGAAAAGGATTCAGGATGCGCCTTTATCGGTGGCGTCGGTTCTTTCGACACGAGAGCGCGAAGTCCTGCAGTTGCTTGCAGAGGGCAATAATACTAAAGAGATTGCCTTTTCTCTGGACATCAGCATCAAGACCGTTGAATCGCATCGTACCCAGATTATGAAGAAACTCAAGGTCCACAGCATAGCCGAGCTCACAAAGCTTGCTATTCGTGAGGGATTGACGTCGCTAACCTAGCTTTTTTAAGGATGATTTTTTTGATTGGCTTTAACTAAGGTTTTTCCCCTCCATTTTAAGGTAATCCCTCATATAGGGATTACCTCCATTCTCCGATTAGCAATCTATAACCAAATGGTTTTATACGTCAATAGCCTCATAGATATCACCGAATGAATTAAAAAAAGGTGGTTTTCAATGATCACGCTTTCGTCTGATAACGGGAATGACGAAATAAGTTCTTCTATTTGTCCATTTGTCGTCGAGCCGTTAAGTGAATGTTATTGCGTAAATAGTTCCATTCAAAATATCTCACGTGCCCTGCACATTTGTGGGAAGGGATACCGGGAATGCGCGATTTACAACAGTTTCATTGATTGCATGTTTGAGACTGATTGAGACTTACTTGTTGAATCAACTCATAGAACGGAGGAAGAAAAGATGCAATGGTTCTATAACATGAAGTTAAATGCAAAACTGATGACAGGTTTTATTACAGTTGCTGTCATTGCAGCAGTGATCGGTGTGATCGGTATGATAAATATCAAAAAGATCGCTGCTGAGGATGAAAAGCTTTATGAAAAAGTCACACTGCCGATTTCACAACTGCAGTCAATCTCTGTGGCATTTCAGAGGATCAGGATAAATGTTAGAGATTTACTGGAAGCTTCAACACCTGCACAAGAGAAAGATATTGCTGACAAAATTAAAAATTTGCGCGCAGAGATTGACAAGGAGTCTAAAGAGTTCGAGAAGACTATTCTAACTGAGGAAGGGCGGAAGCTTTTTAAGACATTCATGGATACGAGGAAAGCCTATGGTGTGTTTCTCGAAAAAGTCTCCGAACTTGCCCTGGCCAATAACGACAGAGCGGCAAC comes from Geoanaerobacter pelophilus and encodes:
- a CDS encoding response regulator codes for the protein MGIRVLLVDDHKIVREGLNSLLSRESSIQVVGEADNGRSSIQMTRELTPDVVIMDISMPDMNGIEATQRIRNEMPACKVLALSMHADRRFVIELLKAGANGYMMKDCAADDLVAGIHTVSNGDTYLSPKISNLLVDDYMKRIQDAPLSVASVLSTREREVLQLLAEGNNTKEIAFSLDISIKTVESHRTQIMKKLKVHSIAELTKLAIREGLTSLT